The Gossypium hirsutum isolate 1008001.06 chromosome D03, Gossypium_hirsutum_v2.1, whole genome shotgun sequence genomic interval CATATAAtacatgtatgcaacatatatatatcgtGGCATGTTTAtatacagtcatacataacatagaacatatagtcattttataacataggggcataacagtcattttaccgcatgagggcataacagtcattttatatCAGTTTGGGAGTCTAGGTCTACTTACCGACCCATCAGTAGGTCCAGAGTCATCTTaaacgacccgtgcaaccttaacagtcaaacagtgaaattgggcctaaggcccataacGCGGGCCCATGTTGGCCCACACACtagtgtggcccacatagcccagaatTGGTCTCGGTCATGAAAATCACACAATTTGGTCCAATAATCTCCTCACGTTCGTGTGGTTTACCCAAGtggggcccaaaagcccattaggcccacatgacccgtTTCAGCCAAACATGGCCCAAAACGACCAAAGACCATGATTCGCTCATGGTGGCTTCAACAGTCTAATGCCCACATTTTATGCGTTCGGATTACCACACGAGTGAGCGCACACTCATGTAGCGTCAATCGTCATATTTTTCGGCTTTTTTCGGTTTACGATTTGGGCAGTGTTTACACACATGGTTCCTATTTGTTGAGAAAACCCCCTCACCTTTGAAACCTACACTTGACCAACAATTCACAATTAATCAATTAAACATATACTTAATCGAATACAGTTAAGATCCCAATCGTTGAACTCACACCACAATACCTTCGATTGAGTATAGAGGGGAGTTTCGCCTACCCAAGTGTTGATTACAAACCTTCAACTCTTCGAATGGTTCCTAGGCACAAACCAAAAATGGGTAAGCACTCAATCAATCAGCAGCAAAATAACAATTTACTATCTTCTCTTACCAGTAACGCGAGAAGAGTACCCACTACGAAGTGTAAGACTTATCGGCAAATAGAGAATGATAATCAGAACAGTAGGGACGGGAAAAGTAGTCAGCTTTTTCAGAAGAGTAATATTCCTGGAAACTCCAGAGAGAGGGAATACAGGAACACTGATTTGCAGGAAGCAGTAAGAACAGAATCGACAAAATGAGggtaaaaagaaaagagaattggCAAGGGAGAAACAACAACAATCATCAGAAATATTTGGGAAAAGAATCAAAGAAGAGGCAAGGAGAGGAATGGTTTCGGTAGTGATCAGAATAGGGAATCGGCCACACAAAACCTAAGGGAGAGGAAGAAGAGAAACGATTTAAGAGAGAAGAGGTTTTGGCAGAGAGAAAAAAACAAAGCAGGACCGAAATGAGAAGCACCCCTCTAGTCGAATTCTTGAGTGCCTCAGTGCCCCATTTCGGCACAACACTCCCTCTCCCCTcacttcccttgattttctcctaaaatccctccacaAATCTTTCCACCTGATCACACATCCCCTTAACCACTTCAGTGTTTTAGTCAGACTACAACACCCCCCACGGCAAAGCAACAAAAGAAACACTCCTTTGCCTCCAGCAAGATTCGAACCTGAGACCACTGGCATAGGTAACATGCCACTTACCCCCTAGACCAGTAGGCTTTTTATGTCATGCTTTacccataataatttaaaaacctaCTAACTATAGGCAAGGGTTTCCTtccttaaaaacaaaattttttgcacaagcccaggcttgaaccctagacttctcagacactcccaaacacacccaaatcacttaaccactaaagcaaacaagTAGTTGTGTtacaaatatggaaaaataaatacttgaatttttggggcattacaagtcTACCTcagtaaaagaaaattttagcctcgaaatccgcatatgacttctgtctgtcAGATGCTGCCTTCAGTCGATCCCAAATTAATCTAACTTTATCCTTGGTATTAAAAACCAATTCAGGGCCCAAAACACACCACTctcccaactcagtccaacacgaaggagtacgacacttatgaccatataatgcctcgtaaggtgccatctatatgctagactggtagctattgttgtaagcaaactctgccaaaggcaaATAGTCTTCCCAAGAGCCTCGAAAATCAATTACACAAGACCTTAACATATttccagtatttgaatcaccctttctGATTAACCATCTGTCTGGGGGtgaaacgcagtactaaagtctagtcttgtacctaaagcctcatgtaacttcttccaaaactgagACGTGAAGtaaggatctctatctgatattctagaaacaggtaccccatgcaatctcactatcttagccacatacagtttagccagcttctgcaaagagtaatcagtatgaactggtatgaaatgggctgacttggtcaaccaatccactACGACGCATACCGTATCCTTCTTAGCTGGTGTtaggggtaacccactaacgaagtccatagttactctctcccacttccacagtagaattttaactggctgaagtaaccctgaagatAACTGATGTTCAACCTTTACTTACTAGCAAGTTAGACACTTACTTACAAAAtcagtaacttcacgcttaagaccaggccaccaatattacTCACAAAGGTCATGGTACATCTTATTTCtgctaggatgcatagcataagggctactatgcgcctctcccagtatagactgcctcaatttAGTATCTTTCGGTACACAGATTCTCCAACAGAAATAGAGCACCCGGTCtctatttagtccaaaatctttggTATTCCCACTCTCAACCTGTCGGAAACGATGTCCCAACAACTCATCCTCTATTTGCTTACCCTTAATCTGTTCTATCCATGTTGGTTTAACTTGAAGTTCCGCCAatagactaccatcatcaaataaacttaggcgagcaaacatcgctctcAGTTTAGTTATAACTCTACGGCTCAGtgcgtcggctaccacattagccttaccagggtggtattcaatagTACAGTCGTAGTCAGGAGGTACttaaggcttttgtgatcagtgtaaatgatacacttctcaccgtacaagtaatgcctccagatttttggTGCGAAAACCactgcggccaactccaagtcatgcgtcagataattcgcCTCATGAGTTTTAAGCTGACGAGAAGTGTacgctaccactttaccctcttgcatcaatacacatcccaaactgacatgtgatgcatcgctatagacagtgaattctttcccagactctggctgtattaaGATAGGGGCCTCCGTCAGAACCttcttaagtttctcaaaactctcttgctgcttACCAGTCCAGACAAACGGTACCCCTTTACGCAACagtttagtcagaggtgcagtaATCAATggaaacccctcaacaaaacgtctataataccctgccagacctagaaaacttcgaatctcaaaGACCATCTTCggcggcttccaatccaaaatagcttcaattttttgaggatcaactCTAATCCCTTCAGTAGATACCAGATAGCCCAAAAATGTTACCTCTcgtagccagaattcacacttgctgaacttggcgtacaattgtttctccctcaaaatctATAGAACGACTCAGAGATGTGCTTCATGTTCATCCTCAGTTCTTGAATACACCAAGAAGTCATCTATAaaaaccactacgaaccgatccaaattaggttgaaacactcggttcatcagatccataaaagccgttggtgcattcgtcagtccaaatggcatcacaaggaactcataatgatcataacgagtcctaaacgttgTCTTGTGTACATTAGCCTCTTTGACTCTCAGTTGATGATACCTCGATTGgtgatcaatcttagagaagaccGAAACTCCTAAAAATTGATCGAATAGATAATCAATCCTCGGCacggggtacttgttcttaatagtcaattaATTCAGTTATCGATAGTCGATTGaaatacgcatggatccatccttctttttcacaaataaaattggtgctccccatggagacacactagggcgatccagtaactcttaaatctgagccttaagctctactAGCTTCTTCAGTGTCATTCTATAGGGAGTGATGAACACTAGAGCTGTACCTGGTACGATCTCAATCCCAAATTCAACTTTACAGTTTGGAGGTAGTCCATGTAGTTCATTGGGGAAAACATCCGAAAAATCCTTGACTGTTCTGGTATCTTTAACAGACGGAGCCTCAGAATCCACACCATTTATGTAGGCTATATACGCCTCaaaacccttacgaaccaacttctcggCCATCAGGGCAGAAATCATATTTGACAGATAATTTTGACGCTCCCCTATTAGCACCACCTTATCCCCCTCCACAGATTTCAGTACCACCcgtttagtagcacaatccaaattcacttgatgcttaaccagccagtccatgcccaatattaagtcaaattctccaaaaggaagttccattAAGTCTACCAAAAAGATGGTTCCTTGAACCTCTAATGGTACATCTCTGAACAATCTGTTCACCTTAACTGACTGATCTAAAGGACTCAACACAGTAATTTCACTCGCAGTGGTTTCAACCATgatacccaaagtctcagacaccGAGCATGCTATATATGAATGCATAGACCCAACATCAATTACTGCAGTACAAGGTACATTATAGataaaaaatgtaccagtaataacatctagggCGTCTATGTCCTCTCGGCAACGTGCAGCATAAACTAGAattggctgcctcgcctcagtatgaccagcacctctactCGGTGCTCCACGACCACGGCCCATACCATTCCCATCTTTGGCCTGGCCACTGCCTCATGGTGGCTGTTGAACACTTCTCGGCAGTTGAACAGTACCCCGGCCTATAGCTCGCATCTGCTTGGGCCTCCGTGGATAGTCTCTGATACAGTGATCTAATGATCTGtacctcaaacatgccccaatcctTTTCCAGCACTTGCCCTGAAGGCATCTACCACAATCAACACATGTCTGCGATCCAATAGTAGCAATAGGGGCCCCAACTCTGACCGGCCCATCCACTCTGGCATTTTTCTTCGGCCTCTAAGTGAAACTCGAGGGCTCTGACTCCCTCTTATTCCTACCCTTTTCTCTGTTCAGACGCTTAGTACGTTTCACCTCCTTGGCTATCTTTGCCTTGTCTACCAGTGTGGCAAATCTTGCTCCCTCTGTAGAGCTATCAAAATTCTCAGACTATCCCTGAGGCCGTCCTCGAACCAAACACACCGTTCATAATCGGTTGCCACCATCCCGCATGCATAGTGGCTTAATCGTAAAAATTTAGCTTCACACTCAGCCACTAATTTATCCCCCTGAGTCAGATTTAGAAACTCCCTCctccgggcatccacataactagcgcccacatacttcccttagaAAGTAGTTTTGAAGAATTCCTATGTCAATCGGTCATCCTGAATaccctctttaactgtaagccaccactgataggcttcgtcTCGTAACAATGACACAgctccttttaatttctattcgggggtgcagtcgaggtcatctatgatcctctctgtggcctcaatccaatattgagccacgttaggggcaactccagcaatacccctaaaaatctcagccccgTTAGATCGGATTCGTTCTATAACCGATCCGCAGCCTTGAactccagtattgggcccagcgaccctctctaaaatccttaacatggcctgagacagtgcgtcgtccccagccgctCAGTCTTGTGACCCACTCTCAGTGATAGGTGACACCAGCGTCTCACTAGTGTCTAGATTTAGCATACTACCCAGTGAaaaggactcagctcgagcccttctacggcctctacctcgacctctagtaccccgtccatGAGTACCTCGTGCACTCATCGTCTAGTCACGCTTATCCGAATTAaaagttttatgaatcagtttataGTTTAATATTTATTAGCAGATGTTTTATGGAAACAGTttcagtagttcagagtttgttttcgtacGACGCAGTATCTTCCAGTGTTTATCGATTTTACTACAGTATCAGTATACACTAACCTAAGTGTTTCAGAACGgtctatctatagtagtttcAATTTTAAACAGATAACagttttagagaacttacagaatcggagccggagactcggtgtaccacacattcagtataaatatttcaaaatacttCCAAATCCAAGTTTTAGAAAAAACCCAAAAACCACAGCTGAGTTTtgaacctggctctaataccactaaatgtaacatcccaaacccagcCTTTCTGGCTGAATCTAGCGATATCACATTGAAATGTTTTTCGAAAACATAGTTTCAATGGGAAAAAACTCGTTCTATATTAATTCTCATCTATTGAAAACTCAAGTTGTCTTTagcatttttttatcatattagtttgttactatatttaaaacattgtttgatgCAGAAGCTTTTATAGTATTTTACGAAAACGTGGTGTCTTGAAAAGCATACATCTTTTGAAAATCCGCGTCCTACTACTATCAataagattttaaataattaaaatcccaaattaaaagttaataatttaaagaggccttattacaatcaaatacccaaattaaattattattagtaAAAATCCAATCTACAAGAAGGTGCGGTTGTGTAGCCACTTTCGAGCCTCTCGCAGCACCGGCCCTTAAGATTGGGGATTACTTATAAAATAAATCGAGGggcgagtttacgaaaactcagtgtgtagccCCATATAAGTAAAATGGCCAAACAGGCCCTAGGCAagtatagtctgggcctaagcccaattcaatAACAGTTCAGATcagttaggccttagcccattaaaGTATCAGTAACAGTTCAGACATGCAATCataaatcctacccaaccagcctctacactcctctccgtccagcccaacactccatgtggggataatatcacccacccatccctacgcTCTAAAATtagcactggttgcggcactaaacagtatatgcagcagagctgtcgatacagtacacttcctccaaaaatAATCCCATTCCCATGCAACATATTATACAcgtatgcaacatatatatatcgtGGCATGTTTATATATagtcatacataacatacatCATATAGTCATTTTATaacataggggcataacagtcattttaccacgtgggggcataacagtcattttatatCTACTTGTGAGTCTAGGTCTACTTACCGACCCATCAGTAGGTCTACAGTTGTCTCGgacgacctgtgcaaccttaacagtcaaagaGTGAAattgggcccaaggcccataatgcgagcccatatgggcccacacactcgtgtggcccacaaagcccaGAATTAGTCTTAGTCATGAAAATCACACAGTTTGGCCTAATAATCTCCTTACGTTCGTGTGTTTTACCCAAGTaaggcccacaagcccattgggccatacgacccatttcggcccaacatggcccaaaacggccAAAGACCACGATTCACTCATGGTGGCCTCAATAGTGTAACGCCCACATTTTCTGCATTcagattaccacacgagcgagcgtagGCTCATGTAGCGTCAATTGTCAtatttttcggcttttgctggTTTACGATTTGGGCAGTGTTTACGCACCTGGTTCCTATTTGTTGAGAAAACCGC includes:
- the LOC107949863 gene encoding uncharacterized protein, encoding MGRGRGAPSRGAGHTEARQPILVYAARCREDIDALDVITGTFFIYNVPCTAVIDVGSMHSYIACSVSETLGIMVETTASEITVLSPLDQSVKVNRLFRDVPLEVQGTIFLGDKVVLIGERQNYLSNMISALMAEKLVRKGFEAYIAYINGVDSEAPSVKDTRTVKDFSDVFPNELHGLPPNCKVEFGIEIVPGTALVFITPYRMTLKKLVELKAQI